TTCCCTACAACTTTCTCTTTTGGCGTAAATCCTGGTCAAGGTGCTGGCTTAGTATTTCTTACTTTGCCTAATATATTTAATTCTATGGTTTTGGGAAGATTATGGGGAGCATTATTCTTCTTGTTCTTATCTATTGCGGCATTAACTACTATTATTGCTGTATTTGAAAATATTATAGCTTTCACTATGTCTGAAACTAAATGGAATCGTAAAAAAACTACAATAATTGTTTCTATATCTATATTTATATTAAGCTTACCCGGTGCTTTAGGTTCTAATGTATTATCATTCATTAAACCTTTGGGCGAAGGAACTAGCATAATAGATGGTTTAGACTTTTTAGTTTCTAACAACTTCCTTCCTTTGGGCGGTATAATTATATTAATATTCTGTACTAGAGAGCTTGGTTGGGGTTGGAATAATTTCCTTAAAGAGGCTGATACTGGAAAGGGTTTAAAATTCCCTAAATGGTCTAGATTCTATGTTAGTTATATACTTCCTCTCATAGTGCTTACAATTTTTGTTGTTGACTATATTAATAAGTTTTTTCTAAAATAATAGGCTATTAAATGAAAGAAGAAGAGTTAAAGAAGCATATAGACATTATATATAACCATTGGTATGAAGCTAATAGGTTTTATCATATATGGGCAAAACAGTATGGCATAACAGATTTAACTTTGTTTACATTAGGGCTAATTTATTATAGTAAAGAATGTCCGCAGAATATGGTTACAGAGAAATTGTGCATACCAAAGCAAACGTGTTGTTCTCTTCTTAATGGGCTTGAGAAAAAGGGATACATTACAAGAAAGGTTAATATTAAAGATAAAAGAAACAAAATTATTAGTCTCACTAAGAAGGGTATTAAGTTTGCTGAGCCTATATTAGAAAAACTTGAAAAGCTTGATACAGATATGCTTGCTTCTTTAAGAGATGAAGATATAGTAAAGTATACAGATTGTCTGAAAGAGCTAATTAAGTTTATGGAGAATTATTTTAAAGATTGAGTTTTAATATAATCAAATGCTATAGTTTTACATGTTTGTAATATGTATAAGCTATAAGATAATATCTTTATTTTAAGCATAAAAAATGCAGTTCTTTTGGTTCTTTTATATCAATACCGAGTAGGTGCCTATCGGCAAAATAACTGGGGTTCTACCCTAAGGGCACGCTTCGCAGGGGGCTAGTCCCCACAAAATAAAAAACTTAAAAAATATTTTTGGATATTAAATAATAATTTTATATCAACTTTTTCCCGCGTACGAGCTGTACCACCTTGCCGCACGGTAATGCTATGCTTTAATTATAACTTCTTAGTCGTGCGGAGGAGTGCATTTTAATGTACAATTAAATTATAAAATTTATAATAAAAATGCAGTTCTTCGCGAAGCGTATACGAAAGGATAAAGTTATTTTATTTTAATACAACAATCATTATAAATATATAAGGCTTATGATAAATATATTCATTCATCATAAGCCCTATATTTTATACTAATTATTATAAACCTTAACGCTTTCCAAAATGAAAACCTATAGAAAGCATAGCCCCTATTGAATGATGCTGATTTATATTATAGCCTCCAAATAAGTTGTTTATATCGCTTTTATCGAATATCATATATTCGTAAAAAATATTAATACCGTATACAAGAGCCAACGTTTCATTAATATTATATATTCTATTTTCTAAAAATAAATTAACGTATGGAGATATCGGAACTTTATTTGGTTTTATATTTAAATCATCTATTATAGGTATAAATTTAACACCTGAAGATAAACCGAAAACTAAATCTATTTTTG
This is a stretch of genomic DNA from Brachyspira sp. SAP_772. It encodes these proteins:
- a CDS encoding MarR family winged helix-turn-helix transcriptional regulator, with the translated sequence MKEEELKKHIDIIYNHWYEANRFYHIWAKQYGITDLTLFTLGLIYYSKECPQNMVTEKLCIPKQTCCSLLNGLEKKGYITRKVNIKDKRNKIISLTKKGIKFAEPILEKLEKLDTDMLASLRDEDIVKYTDCLKELIKFMENYFKD